A single region of the Bacillus cereus genome encodes:
- a CDS encoding pyruvate, water dikinase regulatory protein — protein sequence MDNKIVYVVSDSVGETADLVVRAAMGQFPFAPDIRRVPYVEDTGTLKEVISIAKSNQALICFTLVKPDMRQYLLTEAAKEGVEAYDIIGPLIDQIEEITGQVPRYEPGVVRRLDEEYFKKIEAIEFAVKYDDGRDARGILKADIVLIGISRTSKTPLSQYLAHNKRLKVANVPLVPEVDPPEELYKVAKEKCFGLKITPDKLNHIRKERLKSLGLSDGATYANINRIKEEIVHFENVVSKINCQVIDVSNKAIEETANIIVNAVQNQKMF from the coding sequence ATGGATAATAAAATCGTATATGTCGTATCTGACTCTGTAGGAGAAACGGCTGATTTGGTTGTTAGAGCGGCAATGGGACAGTTCCCATTCGCTCCTGATATTAGACGTGTACCTTATGTAGAAGATACAGGGACGTTAAAAGAAGTGATCTCGATTGCCAAGAGCAATCAGGCGCTTATTTGTTTTACGTTAGTAAAGCCTGATATGCGTCAATATTTATTGACAGAGGCGGCAAAAGAAGGGGTAGAGGCATACGATATTATCGGACCTCTTATCGATCAAATTGAAGAAATTACAGGACAAGTACCAAGGTATGAGCCAGGTGTCGTTCGAAGATTAGATGAAGAGTACTTTAAAAAGATTGAAGCGATTGAATTTGCTGTTAAGTACGATGATGGTAGAGATGCACGTGGTATTTTAAAAGCCGATATCGTGTTGATTGGAATTTCACGTACATCAAAAACACCACTTTCACAATATTTAGCGCATAACAAACGCTTGAAAGTTGCCAATGTACCACTTGTACCAGAAGTGGATCCGCCTGAGGAATTATATAAAGTGGCAAAAGAGAAATGTTTCGGTTTGAAAATTACACCGGATAAGTTAAATCATATTCGAAAAGAACGATTAAAATCACTTGGATTAAGTGATGGAGCAACATATGCGAATATTAATCGTATTAAAGAAGAAATCGTTCATTTTGAGAATGTAGTGAGTAAAATAAATTGTCAAGTGATCGATGTATCAAATAAGGCGATTGAAGAAACAGCTAATATTATTGTGAATGCAGTGCAAAACCAAAAAATGTTTTAG
- a CDS encoding diacylglycerol kinase family protein: MKKGKLINSFGYAIAGIYFCLRHERNMKIHYLAAVIVICCGFYFHITKIEWIVLLIVIGIVMSLEMVNTAIEKTVDLATTDIHPFAKNAKDVAAGSVLLFTIIAVVIGAIIFLPYMV; encoded by the coding sequence ATGAAAAAAGGAAAACTTATAAATAGTTTTGGATATGCTATAGCTGGTATATACTTTTGTCTTCGTCATGAACGAAATATGAAAATTCATTATTTAGCCGCAGTCATTGTCATATGCTGCGGCTTTTATTTCCATATTACAAAAATAGAATGGATTGTATTACTTATTGTGATTGGAATTGTAATGAGTTTGGAGATGGTGAATACGGCTATTGAAAAAACAGTAGATTTAGCAACCACCGATATTCATCCGTTTGCGAAAAACGCAAAGGATGTTGCAGCGGGATCAGTTTTATTATTTACGATTATAGCTGTTGTAATTGGTGCTATTATCTTCTTACCGTATATGGTATAG
- the dnaG gene encoding DNA primase, protein MGNRIPEEVVEQIRTSSDIVEVIGEYVQLRKQGRNYFGLCPFHGENSPSFSVSSDKQIFHCFGCGEGGNVFSFLMKMEGLAFTEAVQKLGERNGIAVAEYTSGQGQQENISDDTVIMQQAHELLKKYYHHLLVNTEEGNEALSYLLKRGITKEMIEKFEIGYASPAWDAATKILQKRGFSLSSMEQAGLLIRSEKDGSHYDRFRGRVMFPIYTLQGKVIAFSGRALGDDTPKYLNSPETPIFHKSKLLYNFHQARPFIRKRGQVVLFEGYADVLAAVKSGVEEAVATMGTALTEEQAKLLRRNVETVVLCYDGDKAGREATMKAGRLLLQVGCQVKVTPLPDKLDPDEYVQQYGTTAFENLVKSSISFVGFKINYLRLGKNLQDESGKEEYVKSVLKELSLLQDAMQAESYLKSLSQEFSYSMETLLNQLHQYRKEQKVQQKQIKQVSKPSQIVQTKPKLTGFERAEREIIYHMLQSAEVAVRMEPHIEDFHTEEHKGILYELYAYYEKGNEPSVGTFLSWLSDEKLKNIITDISTDEFINPEYTEEVLQGHLETLKRHQEKLEKMEIIFKVKQMEKTDPVEAAKYYVAYLQNQKARK, encoded by the coding sequence ATGGGGAACAGAATTCCCGAAGAAGTTGTTGAACAGATTCGGACGTCATCCGATATTGTCGAAGTGATAGGTGAGTATGTTCAACTTAGAAAGCAGGGGCGTAACTATTTCGGTCTTTGTCCATTTCATGGTGAGAATTCCCCTTCGTTCTCTGTTTCATCTGATAAGCAAATTTTTCATTGCTTCGGATGTGGAGAAGGTGGAAATGTATTTTCTTTTCTTATGAAAATGGAAGGACTTGCTTTCACCGAGGCTGTTCAAAAGCTGGGTGAAAGAAATGGAATTGCAGTTGCAGAATATACATCAGGGCAAGGACAACAAGAAAACATATCTGATGACACTGTCATCATGCAACAGGCTCATGAACTTTTGAAAAAGTATTATCACCATTTATTAGTAAATACAGAAGAAGGAAATGAAGCACTTTCTTATTTATTAAAACGTGGTATTACAAAAGAAATGATTGAGAAGTTTGAAATTGGTTATGCATCACCAGCTTGGGATGCAGCGACAAAAATTTTGCAAAAAAGAGGTTTTTCGCTATCTAGTATGGAACAAGCCGGTCTTCTTATAAGAAGCGAGAAGGATGGTAGTCATTATGACCGCTTCCGTGGAAGGGTTATGTTTCCAATTTACACTTTACAAGGTAAGGTGATAGCGTTTAGTGGAAGGGCGCTAGGAGATGATACTCCGAAATATTTAAATAGTCCTGAAACACCAATTTTTCATAAAAGTAAGTTGTTGTATAATTTCCACCAAGCAAGGCCGTTTATTAGAAAACGTGGGCAGGTTGTCCTTTTTGAAGGATATGCCGATGTACTAGCCGCGGTAAAAAGTGGTGTGGAAGAAGCTGTTGCGACAATGGGAACAGCTTTAACTGAAGAACAAGCGAAACTTCTGCGACGTAACGTTGAAACTGTTGTTCTTTGCTATGATGGTGATAAAGCAGGGCGAGAAGCGACGATGAAAGCAGGGCGGTTGTTATTGCAAGTTGGTTGCCAAGTGAAAGTCACACCCTTGCCAGATAAGCTTGATCCTGATGAATATGTGCAACAATATGGGACAACTGCTTTTGAAAATCTTGTGAAATCAAGTATAAGTTTTGTTGGTTTCAAAATAAATTATTTGCGTTTAGGGAAAAATTTGCAAGATGAGTCTGGCAAAGAAGAATATGTAAAAAGTGTTTTAAAAGAGTTATCATTGCTACAGGATGCGATGCAGGCTGAATCATATTTAAAGTCATTATCGCAAGAATTTTCGTATTCAATGGAAACACTTTTGAATCAATTGCACCAATATCGCAAAGAACAAAAGGTACAGCAAAAACAAATAAAGCAGGTTTCTAAGCCATCTCAAATTGTTCAAACGAAACCGAAGTTAACAGGTTTTGAAAGGGCAGAAAGAGAAATTATTTACCATATGTTGCAAAGTGCAGAAGTGGCTGTTCGTATGGAACCCCATATAGAAGATTTTCATACAGAAGAACATAAAGGGATTTTATATGAACTATACGCATATTATGAAAAGGGAAATGAACCTTCAGTCGGAACATTTTTAAGTTGGCTCTCTGATGAAAAGTTGAAAAATATTATCACTGATATTTCGACGGATGAATTTATTAATCCAGAATACACAGAAGAAGTGTTGCAAGGTCATTTGGAGACGCTCAAACGTCATCAGGAAAAACTTGAAAAGATGGAAATCATCTTTAAAGTAAAACAAATGGAAAAAACAGATCCTGTAGAGGCTGCTAAATATTATGTGGCATATTTACAAAATCAAAAAGCAAGAAAATAG
- a CDS encoding helix-turn-helix transcriptional regulator encodes MIIIELNKRQEHIIQIVKDHGPITGESIAAQLGLTRATLRPDLAILTMAGYLEARPRVGYFYTGKTGGQLLSEAVKKIKVQDYQSRPAVIDKNVSVYDAICTMFLEDVGTLFVVDQATLLVGVVSRKDLLRASLGKQDLTSLPVNIIMTRMPNIAMCRREDSLYDIAMELIERQIDAMPVVKDTKQGLEVIGRITKTNITRAFVNLVNNE; translated from the coding sequence GTGATTATCATAGAGCTGAATAAACGGCAAGAACATATCATTCAGATTGTAAAAGATCACGGTCCTATTACAGGGGAGTCAATTGCTGCGCAATTGGGTTTAACACGTGCAACGCTAAGACCAGACTTAGCAATTTTAACGATGGCTGGTTATTTAGAAGCGCGTCCACGCGTAGGTTATTTTTATACGGGTAAAACTGGGGGGCAGCTATTATCTGAAGCTGTTAAAAAAATTAAAGTGCAAGATTATCAATCTAGACCTGCTGTAATTGATAAAAATGTATCAGTATACGATGCAATCTGTACTATGTTTCTAGAGGATGTTGGTACATTGTTTGTTGTAGATCAAGCTACTTTATTGGTTGGCGTTGTATCTCGTAAAGATTTATTACGAGCTAGCTTAGGAAAGCAGGATTTAACCTCTCTCCCGGTTAATATTATCATGACAAGGATGCCAAACATTGCGATGTGTCGCAGGGAGGATTCTTTATATGATATTGCGATGGAATTAATAGAAAGACAGATTGATGCAATGCCAGTTGTAAAGGACACGAAACAAGGTCTAGAAGTGATTGGGCGAATTACAAAAACAAATATTACACGTGCGTTTGTAAATTTAGTAAATAACGAATAA
- a CDS encoding YqzL family protein yields MLDFTWKFFSKTGSIETYLLLKEMEKDVNDEMDQHEEELAHLDSPIS; encoded by the coding sequence ATGCTAGATTTTACCTGGAAGTTTTTCTCCAAAACAGGAAGCATTGAAACGTATTTGCTTTTGAAAGAAATGGAAAAAGACGTAAACGATGAGATGGATCAACATGAAGAGGAGTTAGCGCATCTAGACTCTCCAATTTCTTGA
- the cccA gene encoding cytochrome c550, whose protein sequence is MKRNPLIPFALIAALGIIVMFVFSFQGLNKSKELADAKNGGKPAQTASKPEDIVKQSCTSCHGDQLQGAVGPNLQKIGGKLSKDEIKEILSKGKGNMPPNIVPADQAAKVADWLSQKK, encoded by the coding sequence ATGAAACGTAATCCGTTGATTCCGTTCGCTCTTATTGCAGCATTAGGTATTATCGTTATGTTTGTATTTTCATTTCAGGGGCTAAATAAATCTAAAGAGTTAGCTGATGCAAAAAATGGTGGGAAACCAGCGCAAACAGCATCAAAGCCAGAGGATATTGTAAAGCAAAGCTGTACGAGCTGTCACGGTGATCAGTTACAAGGAGCGGTAGGACCTAATTTACAAAAAATTGGTGGGAAACTTTCAAAGGATGAAATTAAAGAAATTCTTTCGAAAGGAAAAGGAAACATGCCGCCAAATATAGTTCCGGCTGATCAAGCGGCTAAAGTAGCTGATTGGTTATCACAGAAAAAATAA
- a CDS encoding cytidine deaminase, protein MNSKQLIQEAIEARKQAYVPYSKFQVGAALLTQDGKIYRGCNVENASYGLCNCAERTALFKAISEGDKGFIAIAVVADTKRPVPPCGACRQVMVELCKQDTKVYLSNLHGDVQETTVGELLPGAFLAEDLHE, encoded by the coding sequence ATGAATAGCAAACAATTAATTCAAGAAGCAATCGAAGCGCGTAAACAAGCGTACGTACCATATTCTAAATTTCAAGTAGGTGCAGCTTTACTAACTCAGGATGGAAAAATATATCGTGGATGTAATGTTGAAAATGCATCATATGGTTTATGTAACTGTGCAGAAAGAACAGCTTTATTTAAGGCGATTTCTGAAGGAGATAAAGGGTTTATAGCTATTGCAGTTGTAGCGGATACAAAGCGTCCGGTACCTCCTTGTGGAGCATGTCGACAAGTTATGGTAGAATTATGTAAACAGGATACGAAAGTATACCTGTCAAATTTACATGGTGACGTTCAAGAGACTACAGTTGGAGAATTGTTACCAGGAGCATTTTTAGCGGAGGATTTACATGAATAG
- a CDS encoding Nif3-like dinuclear metal center hexameric protein, giving the protein MSKIPNGHEVISLFESMYPKHLAMEGDKIGLQIGALNKPVQHVLIALDVTEGVVDEAIQLGANIIVAHHPLIFSPLKAIHTDKAYGRIIEACIKNDIAIYAAHTNVDIAKGGVNDLLADALGLQNTEVLAPTYAEEMKKIVVFVPVTHAEEVRKALGDAGAGHIGNYSHCTFSSEGAGAFVPQEGTNPYIGETGQLERVDEVRIETIIPASLQRKVMKEMLVAHPYEEVAYDVYPLDNKGETLGLGKIGYLQEEMTLRQFAEHVKQSLDVKGARVVGKLDDKVRKVAVLGGDGNKYINQAKFKGADVYVTGDMYYHVAHDAMMLGLNIVDPGHNVEKVMKQGVQKQLQEKVDAKKFNVQIHASQLHTDPFTFV; this is encoded by the coding sequence ATGAGTAAAATTCCAAATGGTCATGAGGTTATTTCTTTATTTGAAAGTATGTATCCGAAGCATTTAGCGATGGAAGGGGATAAAATCGGCCTGCAGATTGGGGCACTTAATAAACCTGTGCAGCACGTACTAATCGCGTTAGATGTAACGGAGGGAGTTGTGGACGAGGCAATCCAATTAGGAGCGAATATCATTGTAGCGCACCATCCTTTAATCTTTAGTCCATTAAAAGCGATTCATACAGATAAGGCGTACGGAAGAATTATTGAAGCGTGTATTAAAAATGATATTGCGATTTATGCAGCACATACAAATGTAGATATTGCTAAGGGTGGGGTAAATGATTTACTTGCTGATGCGTTAGGATTACAAAATACAGAAGTATTAGCTCCGACATACGCAGAAGAAATGAAAAAAATTGTTGTGTTTGTGCCAGTAACTCATGCAGAAGAGGTTCGTAAAGCATTAGGAGACGCAGGCGCTGGTCATATCGGCAATTATAGCCACTGTACGTTCAGTAGTGAGGGAGCAGGCGCGTTTGTACCTCAGGAGGGAACAAATCCTTATATCGGGGAAACTGGGCAGTTAGAACGTGTGGACGAGGTACGTATCGAAACGATAATTCCAGCTTCACTACAAAGAAAAGTTATGAAAGAGATGTTGGTAGCTCACCCATACGAAGAAGTGGCATATGATGTATATCCTCTTGATAATAAAGGTGAAACGTTAGGGCTTGGAAAAATAGGCTATTTACAAGAAGAAATGACACTTAGACAGTTTGCTGAACATGTGAAACAATCATTAGATGTGAAGGGCGCAAGAGTTGTCGGCAAGTTAGATGATAAAGTGCGTAAAGTCGCTGTACTTGGTGGAGACGGTAATAAATATATAAACCAAGCGAAATTTAAAGGGGCAGATGTATATGTAACAGGTGACATGTATTACCATGTCGCTCATGATGCGATGATGCTCGGTTTAAATATAGTTGACCCAGGACATAACGTTGAAAAGGTAATGAAGCAAGGTGTGCAAAAGCAACTGCAAGAAAAAGTAGATGCGAAGAAATTCAATGTACAAATTCATGCTTCGCAGTTACATACAGATCCATTCACATTTGTATAA
- the era gene encoding GTPase Era — protein sequence MNRKGYKSGFVSIIGRPNVGKSTFLNRIIGQKIAIMSDKPQTTRNKIQGVYTENDSQVIFIDTPGIHKPKHKLGDFMVKMAQTTLKEVDIVLFMVNAVEGFGRGEEFIIEKLKETKQPVFLVINKIDQLHPEQLLELIDQYRKLYEFAEIVPISALDGNNVDALIGTIKKYLPEGPQYYPDNQVTDHPERFIISELIREKVLHLTREEVPHSVAVVIDAIQKREGGAVYINATIVVERASQKGIIIGKQGKMLKEVGKRARFDIEALLGSKVFLEVWVKVQKDWRNKMSQLRDLGFREDEY from the coding sequence ATGAATAGAAAAGGTTATAAATCAGGTTTTGTCTCTATTATTGGCAGACCGAATGTTGGAAAATCTACATTTTTAAATCGTATTATCGGCCAAAAAATTGCCATTATGAGTGACAAGCCACAAACAACTCGTAATAAAATTCAAGGCGTATATACAGAAAATGATTCACAAGTAATTTTCATTGATACACCAGGAATACATAAACCTAAACATAAACTAGGCGACTTCATGGTGAAGATGGCTCAAACGACATTAAAAGAAGTTGATATTGTTCTGTTTATGGTCAATGCAGTTGAAGGATTTGGTCGTGGTGAGGAATTCATTATTGAGAAATTAAAAGAAACGAAACAACCAGTATTTTTAGTAATTAATAAAATTGACCAACTTCATCCAGAGCAATTATTAGAGTTAATTGATCAATACCGTAAACTATATGAGTTTGCAGAGATTGTACCAATTTCTGCATTAGACGGTAATAATGTGGACGCTTTAATTGGAACAATTAAAAAGTATTTACCAGAAGGACCGCAATACTACCCAGATAATCAAGTAACGGATCATCCAGAGCGATTTATTATTTCAGAGCTTATTCGTGAAAAAGTATTACATTTAACACGTGAAGAAGTGCCGCACTCTGTAGCGGTTGTTATTGATGCGATTCAAAAACGTGAGGGCGGAGCGGTTTATATAAACGCAACGATTGTTGTTGAACGTGCATCACAAAAAGGGATTATTATAGGTAAGCAAGGGAAGATGTTAAAAGAAGTCGGTAAGCGAGCTCGTTTTGACATTGAAGCACTACTTGGTTCTAAAGTATTTTTAGAAGTATGGGTAAAAGTGCAAAAAGATTGGCGTAATAAGATGTCGCAGCTCCGTGACCTTGGTTTCCGTGAAGACGAGTATTAA
- the recO gene encoding DNA repair protein RecO: MFQKVEGIVIRTTDYGETNKIVTIFSREFGKVSAMARGAKKPKSRLAAVSQLMTHGHFLIQIGSGLGTLQQGEIISSMKEIREDIFLTAYASFIIELTDKATEDKKNNPYLFEMLYQTLHYMCEGVDPEVLSLIYQTKMLPVLGMRPYFDTCAICHQETDFVAFSVREGGFLCSRHAEQDQYRIPVGEAVHKLLRLFFHFDLHRLGNVSVKDSTKKQMRTVLNTYYDEYCGIYLKSRRFLEQLDKFQI, encoded by the coding sequence ATGTTTCAAAAAGTTGAGGGCATTGTTATCCGTACGACAGATTACGGAGAAACGAACAAGATTGTTACAATATTCTCACGGGAATTTGGTAAGGTAAGTGCAATGGCAAGAGGGGCGAAAAAACCGAAGAGTCGGTTAGCAGCTGTTTCGCAACTTATGACACATGGTCATTTTCTTATTCAAATAGGATCTGGACTTGGAACTTTGCAACAAGGCGAGATCATTTCATCTATGAAAGAAATTCGTGAGGATATATTTTTAACTGCTTATGCATCATTTATTATTGAATTAACTGATAAAGCAACAGAAGATAAGAAGAATAATCCATATTTATTTGAAATGTTATATCAAACGTTGCATTATATGTGTGAGGGTGTTGACCCTGAAGTATTATCATTAATTTATCAAACGAAAATGCTTCCGGTATTAGGGATGCGCCCGTACTTTGATACATGTGCTATTTGTCATCAAGAAACAGATTTTGTCGCCTTCTCTGTTCGGGAAGGCGGTTTTCTGTGCTCGCGTCATGCAGAGCAAGATCAGTATCGTATTCCGGTGGGAGAGGCTGTTCATAAATTATTACGTCTCTTTTTTCACTTCGATCTACACCGGCTCGGTAATGTATCGGTAAAGGATAGTACAAAAAAACAAATGCGCACAGTATTGAATACATATTATGATGAATATTGTGGGATTTATTTGAAATCAAGGCGTTTCTTAGAACAACTTGATAAATTTCAAATATAA
- the rpoD gene encoding RNA polymerase sigma factor RpoD — translation MADKPARSKQIETEMTLEQVKEQLTELGKKRGVLTYEEIAERMNGFEIESDQMDEYYEYLGEQGIDLVGDNDNDEGPNNRQITKTEEEFDLNDLSVPPGVKINDPVRMYLKEIGRVDLLSAEEEIRLATRIEEGDEEAKRRLAEANLRLVVSIAKRYVGRGMLFLDLIQEGNMGLIKAVEKFDYRKGFKFSTYATWWIRQAITRAIADQARTIRIPVHMVETINKLIRVQRQLLQDLGREPSPEEIGEEMDLAPEKVREILKIAQEPVSLETPIGEEDDSHLGDFIEDQEATSPADHAAYELLKEQLEDVLDTLTDREENVLRLRFGLDDGRTRTLEEVGKVFGVTRERIRQIEAKALRKLRHPSRSKRLKDFLE, via the coding sequence ATGGCTGACAAACCAGCTCGTTCTAAACAAATTGAAACTGAAATGACCCTTGAGCAAGTGAAAGAACAACTCACTGAGCTTGGAAAAAAACGTGGCGTTCTTACATATGAAGAGATTGCAGAACGCATGAATGGATTTGAAATTGAATCCGATCAAATGGATGAATACTATGAATATTTAGGTGAACAAGGGATTGACTTAGTTGGTGACAATGACAACGACGAAGGTCCTAATAATCGCCAAATTACAAAAACGGAAGAAGAATTTGACCTTAATGATTTAAGTGTGCCACCAGGTGTGAAAATCAATGATCCTGTTCGTATGTACTTAAAAGAAATTGGTCGTGTAGACTTACTATCTGCAGAAGAAGAAATTCGACTTGCGACACGTATTGAAGAAGGCGATGAAGAAGCAAAACGCCGTCTTGCTGAAGCAAACTTACGTCTTGTAGTAAGTATTGCAAAGCGCTACGTGGGCCGTGGTATGCTTTTCTTAGACTTAATCCAAGAAGGAAATATGGGTTTAATTAAGGCAGTTGAAAAGTTCGATTACCGTAAAGGTTTTAAATTTAGTACGTATGCAACGTGGTGGATTCGCCAGGCTATTACACGTGCGATTGCAGACCAAGCGCGAACAATTCGTATTCCAGTTCATATGGTTGAAACAATTAATAAGTTAATCCGTGTACAACGTCAATTATTACAAGATTTAGGACGCGAACCATCTCCTGAAGAGATTGGTGAAGAAATGGATCTTGCTCCAGAAAAAGTACGCGAAATTTTAAAAATTGCACAGGAGCCAGTTTCTCTTGAAACACCAATTGGTGAAGAAGATGACTCCCATTTAGGTGACTTTATTGAAGACCAAGAAGCAACATCGCCTGCGGACCATGCAGCGTATGAGTTGCTAAAAGAACAATTAGAAGATGTGTTAGATACACTAACAGATCGTGAAGAAAATGTTCTGCGTCTTCGTTTTGGTTTAGATGATGGACGAACTCGTACGCTTGAAGAAGTTGGGAAAGTATTCGGCGTAACGAGAGAACGTATTCGTCAAATTGAAGCGAAAGCACTTCGCAAATTAAGACATCCAAGCCGTAGTAAGCGTCTTAAGGATTTCTTAGAATAG
- the ybeY gene encoding rRNA maturation RNase YbeY, translating into MSLLIDFIDETEEVKDEYISLIRGLVEKAAQMENIEEGAELSVTFVDNERIREINRDYRDKDQPTDVISFAMEEMGEGEMEIIGAEMPRMLGDLIISIPRAKEQAEEYGHSFDRELGFLALHGFLHLLGYDHMTEEDEKEMFGRQKEILEAFGLGR; encoded by the coding sequence ATGAGTTTATTAATTGATTTTATTGATGAAACAGAAGAAGTGAAAGACGAATATATAAGTTTGATTCGAGGTTTAGTAGAGAAAGCGGCCCAAATGGAGAACATAGAAGAAGGCGCAGAATTATCGGTTACATTTGTAGATAATGAACGTATTCGTGAAATAAACCGTGATTACCGAGATAAGGATCAGCCTACGGACGTTATTTCTTTTGCTATGGAAGAAATGGGAGAAGGCGAAATGGAAATTATCGGTGCGGAGATGCCACGTATGTTAGGGGATCTTATTATTTCTATTCCAAGAGCGAAAGAGCAAGCTGAGGAATATGGACACTCTTTTGATCGTGAACTTGGGTTTTTAGCGTTACATGGCTTTTTACATTTGCTTGGTTATGATCACATGACAGAAGAAGATGAAAAAGAAATGTTTGGAAGACAAAAAGAAATTTTAGAGGCATTTGGATTAGGGCGATGA
- a CDS encoding tRNA (adenine(22)-N(1))-methyltransferase — protein sequence MNEVKLSKRLEEVVREIPVGSTVADIGSDHAYLPCYTIINNIATKAVAGEVVDGPFRSAQATVAESGLQDKVDVRKGNGLAVIAPGEVDVITVAGMGGALIRDILESGKEKLEGVTRLILQPNIAAHHIREWFIENGWELIHEKIVKEDGKIYEILVGERGNIAESYSDNKQAELFMGPFLIKEKGEAFVEKWEGELKNFQNILKQLERAADSEETKAKRVEVEAKMKMIGEILS from the coding sequence ATGAATGAAGTAAAGCTTTCAAAACGATTAGAAGAAGTTGTGCGCGAGATTCCAGTAGGATCTACAGTAGCTGATATTGGATCGGATCATGCGTATTTACCGTGTTATACAATAATAAATAATATTGCTACAAAAGCAGTTGCAGGAGAAGTTGTGGATGGGCCGTTTCGTTCTGCGCAAGCAACTGTAGCTGAAAGTGGCTTACAAGATAAAGTAGACGTTCGTAAAGGGAATGGATTAGCTGTTATAGCGCCAGGGGAAGTAGATGTGATTACAGTTGCTGGTATGGGTGGAGCACTAATTCGTGACATTTTAGAAAGTGGTAAAGAAAAATTAGAAGGTGTAACACGTTTAATTTTACAGCCGAACATTGCAGCACATCACATTCGTGAATGGTTTATTGAAAATGGCTGGGAGCTTATCCATGAAAAAATCGTAAAAGAAGACGGGAAAATTTACGAAATTTTAGTTGGGGAACGAGGAAATATTGCAGAATCTTACTCAGATAATAAACAAGCTGAATTATTTATGGGTCCATTTTTAATAAAAGAAAAAGGTGAGGCTTTTGTTGAAAAGTGGGAAGGAGAATTGAAAAACTTCCAAAATATCTTAAAACAATTAGAACGTGCAGCAGATTCTGAAGAAACAAAAGCGAAACGTGTAGAAGTAGAAGCGAAAATGAAAATGATAGGGGAGATTTTATCATGA